From the genome of Vigna angularis cultivar LongXiaoDou No.4 chromosome 11, ASM1680809v1, whole genome shotgun sequence, one region includes:
- the LOC108334357 gene encoding sodium/calcium exchanger NCL: protein MTMAASLSSHRSIFLILWIVILCGHAHARFFSRDPLSDGVSANTWEGLLRLPSAITAESSCEQTYGFLPCTTTVIGNLFLIIVYGFLMFKAATFLSGGSELLLEILGPGIVGGLFLPILGALPDAMLILVSGLSGSKETAQSQVSVGMGLLAGSTVLLLTIIWGTCVIVGKCDIENSIAIDSRDTRGFNLTGSGVSTDIWTSYAARIMVISVLPFLIVQLPQILNSTSGRHLAVLIALIVSLCLLAAYCLYQIFQPWIQKRKLEYIKHKHVILGFLRHLKKRALGRLLKDNGEPDKEVIEKLFRTIDEDQDGSLTHSELKALVVGIQFEEIDLDHDDAVKRIMNDFDTSGNELVDEVEFVNGVSRWLQRAQRARVASGDAGPHTMKFLSDFHTETKREHDLLDVGDQSNEEAEGIENAKWTSIKAVLLLLLGTIIAAAFADPLVDVVDNFSEATSIPAFFISFIALPLATNSSEAVSAIIFASRDKRQTASLTFSELYGAVTMNNVLCLSVFLALVYARGLTWDFSSEVLVILVVCLVVGVFASFRTVFPLWTSILAILLYPFSLALVYVLDYVFGWS, encoded by the exons ATGACCATGGCTGCCTCTCTCAGTTCCCACCGGTCCATCTTCCTCATCCTGTGGATCGTAATCCTGTGCGGTCACGCTCATGCCCGCTTCTTCTCCCGTGATCCGCTTTCTGATGGCGTCTCCGCTAACACCTGGGAAGGCCTCCTCCGCCTCCCGTCGGCGATCACGGCCGAGTCCTCCTGCGAGCAGACCTACGGCTTCCTACCGTGCACCACCACCGTCATCGGTAACCTGTTCCTCATCATCGTCTATGGCTTCCTCATGTTCAAGGCTGCCACGTTCCTATCTGGCGGAAGCGAGCTCCTGCTCGAGATCTTGGGCCCCGGCATTGTTGGCGGCCTCTTTCTCCCCATCCTCGGTGCACTTCCTGATGCCATGCTCATCCTCG tgtCTGGGCTTTCAGGTAGTAAAGAAACTGCTCAAAGTCAGGTATCTGTTGGAATGGGACTGCTAGCTGGTTCCACTGTGCTGCTTCTTACTATAATATGGGGGACCTGTGTTATTGTTGGCAAGTGTGACATCGAGAATTCAATTGCTATTGATTCACGAGACACAAGAGGATTTAATTTAACTG GTTCTGGTGTTAGTACTGATATCTGGACAAGTTATGCAGCACGGATTATGGTTATATCTGTCCTTCCATTTCTGATCGTTCAATTACCACAAATTCTTAATTCAACATCCGGAAGGCACTTGGCTGTTTTGATAGCCCTCATTGTGTCACTCTGTTTATTGGCTGCTTATTGTCTTTACCag ATTTTCCAGCCCTGGATACAAAAGAGGAAACTTGAATATATTAAACACAAGCATGTTATACTAGGATTTTTGAGACATTTGAAGAAACGTGCGTTGGGAAGGCTGCTGAAAGATAATGGAGAACCTGATAAAGAAGTCATTGAAAA ATTGTTTAGAACCATTGATGAAGATCAAGATGGCAGTCTTACTCATAGTGAATTGAAAGCACTGGTTGTTGGAATTCAGTTTGAGGAGATTGACCTGGATCATGATGATGCTGTAAAAAGGATCATGAATGATTTTGATACTTCTGGCAACGAACTAGTTGATGAAGTAGAATTTGTTAATGGTGTCAGTAGATGGCTTCAAAGGGCCCAGCGTGCTCGAGTTGCATCTGGTGATGCTGGTCCACACACAATGAAGTTTTTAAGTGATTTTCACACA GAAACGAAAAGGGAACATGATTTGCTGGACGTGGGAGATCAGAGTAATGAAGAAGCAGAGGGTATTGAGAATGCTAAATGGACATCCATCAAAGCAGTTCTGCTTCTGCTACTGGGTACTATTATTGCTGCTGCATTTGCTGATCCTCTTGTTGATGTCGTGGATAACTTTTCTGAGGCTACAAGTATTCCTGCTTTCTTCATTTCCTTCATTGCTCTGCCTTTAGCAACCAATTCAAGTGAAGCAGTGTCGGCAATAATTTTTGCCAGTCGTGATAAGAGGCAAACTGCTTCATTAACTTTCTCTGag CTATATGGTGCAGTGACAATGAATAATGTGCTTTGCCTATCAGTATTCTTGGCCTTGGTTTATGCGAGGGGATTGACGTGGGACTTCTCTTCGGAGGTGTTAGTCATTTTGGTGGTCTGCCTTGTGGTGGGTGTCTTTGCCAGCTTCCGCACTGTCTTCCCTCTATGGACATCTATACTGGCTATCCTTCTTTACCCGTTCTCCCTGGCATTGGTGTATGTTCTTGATTATGTATTTGGTTGGTCGTAG